CCGATCTATGGCGTCTGGAGACCTTGCGTCATGAATAGCCATGCTGATCTTGCCGGACTTTGGCGGTGTTACGTATAGCCGAAACGCGGCTTTATCGCCATTAACCCTTTTGGACTCGACCGCGGCAAGCCAATTCGCAATGGTCTTCCAAAGATCCTCGGACCAGTCAGAAAGGGCATTGTGGGATAGAGAACTCTTGCATTGCTCCAATAGGACATTCCCATTGGCGTAATGGATAGCGACATCATCCAGAAGCTCCAACGACACGCTCGAATCCGGCGGGCCGCTGAGAAGGTGGTAGCAGAGCCTGACCGGCTGCAAGGAGAAACCCAGATATGGGCCTGGAGCGCTGTGCTTGACTAAGGCAGTCATACTGGGGACTCCAAGCCCACACGGTTATGGGCGCCTACCCATCGATAATTCGTAAATTCCATGCCGGTCCCTGGTTGCCACAATCCTTATTATTGATACATGTCTTGTTACGCTAGCGTAACAGCAACAAATGACGTAGCGATGGAAGATAGGGTAAATCCTAATCTTCATAGACTATGGGACCGATCACATGTCCGATATTTTTGCCCCTATGCTTTGTTTGCCAAGAACGCCCCTGCGGTCAAATCAATATCCGCACCGCTAATGCGCATCCGACGAGCAGCGTCCTGCCAATGATCGACAACCATGACTACCTCATTCATAATTCGCCGAGCTTGCACATCGCCCAGCCCATAAAAGGCGGCCGTGCTGAGGACCGTCTCTAGGCTAGGTCGATTATCAACGTCATCAATATTCAAGACATGCTCTGCCTTGTCGATATTCGGATTGACGTCAAACGCGGGTGCAAGTCTCCATCCTGTCTTGCCAAGCACGAATCCATGATTGCGAAGGTGGTCGTCGCGGTTGCCGACCGCGACGTTGAACGCCACGCGCCGAAATAGCTGTTCCAAGTCTGCATCCGCATGCTCGGCATCCCCCTGAGCTCGAATGAACTGCGCCAATTCCAGATAGCTCGTACCTTCACTTTGAGTCTTGCGAAGCAATGTCATCGCCGAGGCATAGAAGCGTCGCGAACTGTTGGCGCGATCGAACCTTTGGACGCAGAAGGTATGGAAGTCGTTGTTTAGCTTGATGAGCTTCGCAGGCGGTACGTCTATCCCCACTTCTTGCGCGAGTTGGTGAACGACATACTCCCAAGCTCCGACGTCTCGATCGTCATCCCTGGCTGGGAACTTGCCGATCCAGAGCGAGCCGTCGGTTTCGGTAAAGTTGGCCTTTGGCCTTGCACCACCCAAAGATGCGCCAGGGGCGACGAGTACGGCGAGCCACTTGCGAAGCGCATCCAGGTCATCGATACGCCGGTTGCTGAGCTGGTAGGCCACGGCCTCCAATTCTCGTAGCGTCGTCACTGGCGGAGCCGCCATTTTCTCGTCGCCAAGAAACTCTTCCGTACCTGGTCGGCGAAAGCGCAGGGCGCCTTGGCGAGTGAGGTCTTGCACGCCGATCAGGAAATCCCAGGCGTACAGCGTACGCGGAGGACGTTGCTCGTCCTTGGCCAGCAGCGCCTCGCGCCGCTTCATCAATGTTTGTCCCCAGCGGTCTGGCGACGAATCCAGGAAGATGCCGAAATTGCCTAGCTCAGGCTTGGGAAAGAAGGGGTGTTCGTCCAGAGAGAGGTCGGGGTCTAGCGCGAAGGCGCGAGGGTCTCGTAGCCAATCGCGTTCGTAATGGAAGCGGATCTGGCCGCGGTCATGGGCGAGCGTGCCGACCTTGTGTGCAGGGCCCTGGTCGTCGTCAAGCCATACCTCCAAGGTGTTGTCCAGCGTGCTCATGTTGGTTCCTCATCGTTTGAAGCTGATGAGGACTTGACCGTCTTTGCGCGGGTAGCGGTGCGGCGATTGGGCGCTGGCTCCAGCGCCAGATCTTGCAATTTCCGCCCAACTCTATCGTCGGCTCCGAGCTGATTGAGATCGCCCTCAAGGCCCAGCACCGCCAGAACCCGGACATAGGATCCCAGCGTAGCCCCAGCGTCTCCGGCTTCGACCTTGTACAAGGTCGTCCTTGAAATCCCCGCGCGTTGCGCGACGACGGCGTTGCTCAACTTGCGTCGTTTGCGAGCAAGGCGCAGCCGCTCTCCCAGCGCGGACAGGAGACGCTGCTCTTGAGGAAAGACGATAGGAGGTTTGCGTGGCATGTTCGCTATTATGGTCTATATGAATGTAATTTGTCCATAATAGCGTAAAATTATGATTTTGTGCTGAAGTCTGAGGAGAGTGGACAGCAGCCGTCAGACCGGTCCAAAACGCGGTACATCCTCGCTTTCTCAGCGGGAATACCACCTTATTAATCAAAGAGTTGGACGCTAGGTTTTGTTCCCTTCACCCGCTCCAAACCCATCTCGTCACTTTGGGAAGTCATCCCAAATGATTGAAATGCATGGCGCTGACTGGCGTACATATCTGAAGTAGGTCCGGCGTTATTCAAGTAACCTTTAGCCTACCTCCGTGCCAGTATGACAAGTATGCAAGACGATCTTTTCGGAGATGCGCTTCCCCAGCCTCCGGCCAAGTCCTCGAACCATGCGGCCTCTCGCGCGAATCCGAAGGTTTCCGCTCTTCGGGGCATGGCCAAGGTGCTTCCCGCGCCCGCGGCGCAGGAGTGGAGCGCGCTCGCGCGGCAGCTTCCGGCGCAACTGCGCTTTGGCGTCTCTACTTGGTCATACCCGGGCTGGGAAGGGCTGGTCTGGGATGGCGAATACGATTCGAGCACGCTGTCTAAGCATGGTCTTGGCGCCTACCATCAGCATCCGCTTCTGCGCACGGTTTGCGTGGACCGCACTTTCTGGCGCCCGTTGACGGCAAGCCAGTATGCCGCTTATGCGGGGCAGGTCGATGACGACTTCCGTTTCGTCGTCAAATGTCCCGCCAGCGTTACCGACGCCCAGGTGCGTGGCGAAGAAGGCAGGACGCGCGAGGCCAACCCGGTTTTTCTCGATCCGTCGCTGGCCGTCCAGGAATTCGTGCGGCCGACGCTCGAAGGCCTGGGCGCCAAGCTCGGCGTTCTGGTTTTTCAGTTGAGTCCTCTGCCCTTGGGGTTGCTGAGCCGCTCCGCAACGCTGTTTGAGAAGCTGGGCCGCATGCTGGCGGCTGTCCGGGAGGCTTTGTCCGCGCATGGCGGAGTGATCGTCGCGGTGGAAGTGCGGGACCCTGAACTACTGGGCCAGGCGCTGGTTGATACGCTCAAGGCGCACGGGGCTACTTTCTGCCTGGGCTTGCATGGCAAGATGCCGCCGATCGAAGAGCAACTGCCGATGCTGCGCGCGCTATGGCCGGGGCCGCTGGTCTGCCGGTGGAACCTGAACCGCGTTTTCGGCGCGTATGGTTATGCCGACGCGCAGAAAAAGCACGATCCGTTCAATGCCATTCTCAGCGAGGATATTCCTACTCGCACGGTGCTGGCGCGCACGATCCGCGGGATCACGGGCGCGGGCCAGCCGGCCTACGTGACAGTCAGCAACGACGCCGAGGGCTGCGCGCCGCTGTCCATCCAGAAACTGGCCCAGGCTATTGTGGTGTAGGGCCTGTCTGAGCAGGCTTGGCCGTCTTGACGACGTGCTCCAGGTGATGGCCGCAGAGAAGATGTGCCGGGGATGAAGCTACGACAGGCCGGCGCGTGATGCTTGAAGCTGGGCGATGGCCTTGGTGGCGAACGTTTGCCCCATGCTCTCGGCCATCGTCAGGAAGTGCAGCGCCTCATTCAGATCTCTGGGACCGAATAATCCCCCAAAATAATCGATGCCGAGTTGGAGCGTGGCATAGCCGTCATCGCGTGTCATGCCTCGCTGGTAAAGCGCTCGTACGCGCTCCTTTTGCTGGCGGACATGCTTGCCATTGGCCAGATAATCCGCCAACTTGGCGCAGGCATGGCCGCTGCCGTTGTAGATCGCCTGCCACAGCCAATAGATGTGGCGGAACATATCGGCTGGCTGGCCATATTGTCCTTCCAGGTAGATATTCTGTAGCTTGAGCGCGGCATTGATGTCATATCCGCGAGCTCCGCGTTCGAGCAGTTCAAGACCGCGGGCGATATCGACAGGAAGGCCGCCTTTCCCCTCAAGGTAAAGCCGGCCGAGATTATTCATGGCGGCAGCACAT
This genomic interval from Bordetella genomosp. 10 contains the following:
- a CDS encoding tetratricopeptide repeat protein gives rise to the protein MLFKKFRLTRHERRCAEQFAGSRPLPPWDHLYETLPFDLIEMAERGEPKAAYVMGDRLDQGMDGLDVDRKKALIFYRLGEKQGDADALNNIGSMHFHGEELPQDLERARHYFERAAEGGCAAAMNNLGRLYLEGKGGLPVDIARGLELLERGARGYDINAALKLQNIYLEGQYGQPADMFRHIYWLWQAIYNGSGHACAKLADYLANGKHVRQQKERVRALYQRGMTRDDGYATLQLGIDYFGGLFGPRDLNEALHFLTMAESMGQTFATKAIAQLQASRAGLS
- a CDS encoding helix-turn-helix domain-containing protein; translated protein: MPRKPPIVFPQEQRLLSALGERLRLARKRRKLSNAVVAQRAGISRTTLYKVEAGDAGATLGSYVRVLAVLGLEGDLNQLGADDRVGRKLQDLALEPAPNRRTATRAKTVKSSSASNDEEPT
- a CDS encoding type II toxin-antitoxin system HipA family toxin codes for the protein MSTLDNTLEVWLDDDQGPAHKVGTLAHDRGQIRFHYERDWLRDPRAFALDPDLSLDEHPFFPKPELGNFGIFLDSSPDRWGQTLMKRREALLAKDEQRPPRTLYAWDFLIGVQDLTRQGALRFRRPGTEEFLGDEKMAAPPVTTLRELEAVAYQLSNRRIDDLDALRKWLAVLVAPGASLGGARPKANFTETDGSLWIGKFPARDDDRDVGAWEYVVHQLAQEVGIDVPPAKLIKLNNDFHTFCVQRFDRANSSRRFYASAMTLLRKTQSEGTSYLELAQFIRAQGDAEHADADLEQLFRRVAFNVAVGNRDDHLRNHGFVLGKTGWRLAPAFDVNPNIDKAEHVLNIDDVDNRPSLETVLSTAAFYGLGDVQARRIMNEVVMVVDHWQDAARRMRISGADIDLTAGAFLANKA
- a CDS encoding DUF72 domain-containing protein, which produces MQDDLFGDALPQPPAKSSNHAASRANPKVSALRGMAKVLPAPAAQEWSALARQLPAQLRFGVSTWSYPGWEGLVWDGEYDSSTLSKHGLGAYHQHPLLRTVCVDRTFWRPLTASQYAAYAGQVDDDFRFVVKCPASVTDAQVRGEEGRTREANPVFLDPSLAVQEFVRPTLEGLGAKLGVLVFQLSPLPLGLLSRSATLFEKLGRMLAAVREALSAHGGVIVAVEVRDPELLGQALVDTLKAHGATFCLGLHGKMPPIEEQLPMLRALWPGPLVCRWNLNRVFGAYGYADAQKKHDPFNAILSEDIPTRTVLARTIRGITGAGQPAYVTVSNDAEGCAPLSIQKLAQAIVV